The Drosophila gunungcola strain Sukarami chromosome 3L unlocalized genomic scaffold, Dgunungcola_SK_2 000003F, whole genome shotgun sequence genome contains a region encoding:
- the LOC128258070 gene encoding uncharacterized protein LOC128258070 isoform X3, with the protein MVLKVYVSGMSGNKEVKKRQQRVLMILDSKNIKYDTVDITEPGKESEKELMQNKSTSSGGTVSDPEPRHPLPPQLFNDEEYCGDYDAFDMANEIDTLEVFLKLATADTTAVSTAQIELKQENGEAKKEEAEAEKPEAGDGDGDGDAEKAENEDKDGEEKEKTEGEDQEGKENTEEKTETAEVEESEDTKKEDTTTEKTEETEGDETKEKSEEEGTTEKSEKDKTEEKPEGESTKDGKDESTAEGDAKEASESSSEAEEEDEEKSEKDDNKDETEVETTKEPIGEESKDEKAKEESEAENTKEETEKENTEEETETENSTDKTEEENTKEENEVDITKEEKEVENVQEEMKEENVQGETAVENVKENEAETTPEEVENIKEEETEEENTKEETDVEPESKEETEPKEDTAPNSEETKESESSKKEDEDVDKETTENEKPEGTSVEDTPQNVESSKSAEEQSSEESEEEE; encoded by the exons ATGGTCTTGAAAGTCTACGTCAGCGGAATGTCCGGCAACAAGGAG gTAAAGAAGCGCCAGCAGCGCGTGCTGATGATCCTGGACAGCAAGAACATCAAGTACGACACGGTGGACATCACGGAGCCCGGCAAGGAGTCCGAGAAGGAGCTGATGCAGAACAAATCGACTAGCAGCGGCGGAACGGTCAGCGATCCGGAGCCCCGGCATCCGCTGCCTCCCCAGCTGTTCAACGACGAGGAGTACTGCGGTGACTACGACGCCTTCGACATGGCCAACGAGATCGACACCCTGGAGGTGTTCCTCAAACTGGCCACCGCCGACACCACGGCTGTGAGTACCGCCCAAATCGAACTGAAGCAGGAGAACGGCGAGGCCAAGAAGGAGGAGGCGGAAGCGGAGAAGCCGGAGGccggcgatggcgatggcgatggcgatgcgGAGAAGGCCGAG AACGAAGACAAGGACGGCGAAGAAAAGGAGAAAACAGAAGGCGAGGATCAAGAGGGCAAGGAAAATACTGAAGAAAAG ACTGAGACTGCGGAGGTTGAAGAATCCGAGGATACCAAAAAGGAGGATACAACTACAG AAAAAACTGAAGAAACCGAGGGAGATGAAACCAAAGAAAAATCTGAGGAGGAAGGTACTACAGAAAAATCCGAGAAAGACAAGACCGAAGAAAAACCAGAGGGAGAAAGTACGAAAGACGGTAAGGATGAGAGCACCGCGGAAGGTGATGCAAAAGAAGCATCAGAATCTTCCTCTGAGGCCGAAGAAGAAGATGAAGAAAAATCAGAGAAAGATGATAATAAAGACGAAACTGAAGTAGAAACAACCAAAGAACCAATTGGTGAAGAATCAAAGGATGAAAAAGCCAAGGAAGAAAGCGAAGCAGAGAACACCAAGGAGGAAaccgaaaaagaaaataccgaagaagaaacagaaacagaaaatagCACCGATAAAACTGAAGAAGAAAACACCAAAGAGGAAAATGAAGTAGATATTACCAAAGAAGAAAAGGAAGTAGAAAATGTCCAAGAAGAAATGAAAGAAGAAAATGTCCAAGGAGAAACGGCAGTAGAAAATGTCAAAGAAAATGAAGCAGAAACTACTCCAGAAGAGGTGGAAAATATCAAAGAAGAAGAAACTGAGGAAGAAAATACCAAAGAAGAAACTGACGTAGAACCTGAATCCAAAGAAGAAACTGAACCCAAAGAGGATACTGCGCCAAATTCAGAAGAAACCAAAGAATCAGAGAGTTCAAAAAAAGAAGACGAAGATGTGGATAAAGAAACCACCGAGAATGAGAAACCTGAAGGAACGTCAGTAGAAGACACGCCCCAAAATGTAGAGAGTAGTAAATCTGCCGAGGAACAATCTTCCGAAGAAAGCGAGGAAGAGGAATAA
- the LOC128258070 gene encoding SH3 domain-binding glutamic acid-rich protein homolog isoform X6: protein MVLKVYVSGMSGNKEVKKRQQRVLMILDSKNIKYDTVDITEPGKESEKELMQNKSTSSGGTVSDPEPRHPLPPQLFNDEEYCGDYDAFDMANEIDTLEVFLKLATADTTAVSTAQIELKQENGEAKKEEAEAEKPEAGDGDGDGDAEKAEKLTATTTSSAAVKTPTSSDSQSDLLLDSERAAAAQ from the exons ATGGTCTTGAAAGTCTACGTCAGCGGAATGTCCGGCAACAAGGAG gTAAAGAAGCGCCAGCAGCGCGTGCTGATGATCCTGGACAGCAAGAACATCAAGTACGACACGGTGGACATCACGGAGCCCGGCAAGGAGTCCGAGAAGGAGCTGATGCAGAACAAATCGACTAGCAGCGGCGGAACGGTCAGCGATCCGGAGCCCCGGCATCCGCTGCCTCCCCAGCTGTTCAACGACGAGGAGTACTGCGGTGACTACGACGCCTTCGACATGGCCAACGAGATCGACACCCTGGAGGTGTTCCTCAAACTGGCCACCGCCGACACCACGGCTGTGAGTACCGCCCAAATCGAACTGAAGCAGGAGAACGGCGAGGCCAAGAAGGAGGAGGCGGAAGCGGAGAAGCCGGAGGccggcgatggcgatggcgatggcgatgcgGAGAAGGCCGAG AAGTTAACAGCGACTAcaacatcatcagcagcagtgAAGACGCCCACCTCCTCAGATTCCCAATCGGACCTCTTATTGGACAGCGAACGGGCAGCGGCTGCACAGTAG
- the LOC128258070 gene encoding uncharacterized protein LOC128258070 isoform X1: protein MVLKVYVSGMSGNKEVKKRQQRVLMILDSKNIKYDTVDITEPGKESEKELMQNKSTSSGGTVSDPEPRHPLPPQLFNDEEYCGDYDAFDMANEIDTLEVFLKLATADTTAVSTAQIELKQENGEAKKEEAEAEKPEAGDGDGDGDAEKAENEDKDGEEKEKTEGEDQEGKENTEEKTETAEVEESEDTKKEDTTTGKEKTEETEGDETKEKSEEEGTTEKSEKDKTEEKPEGESTKDGKDESTAEGDAKEASESSSEAEEEDEEKSEKDDNKDETEVETTKEPIGEESKDEKAKEESEAENTKEETEKENTEEETETENSTDKTEEENTKEENEVDITKEEKEVENVQEEMKEENVQGETAVENVKENEAETTPEEVENIKEEETEEENTKEETDVEPESKEETEPKEDTAPNSEETKESESSKKEDEDVDKETTENEKPEGTSVEDTPQNVESSKSAEEQSSEESEEEE from the exons ATGGTCTTGAAAGTCTACGTCAGCGGAATGTCCGGCAACAAGGAG gTAAAGAAGCGCCAGCAGCGCGTGCTGATGATCCTGGACAGCAAGAACATCAAGTACGACACGGTGGACATCACGGAGCCCGGCAAGGAGTCCGAGAAGGAGCTGATGCAGAACAAATCGACTAGCAGCGGCGGAACGGTCAGCGATCCGGAGCCCCGGCATCCGCTGCCTCCCCAGCTGTTCAACGACGAGGAGTACTGCGGTGACTACGACGCCTTCGACATGGCCAACGAGATCGACACCCTGGAGGTGTTCCTCAAACTGGCCACCGCCGACACCACGGCTGTGAGTACCGCCCAAATCGAACTGAAGCAGGAGAACGGCGAGGCCAAGAAGGAGGAGGCGGAAGCGGAGAAGCCGGAGGccggcgatggcgatggcgatggcgatgcgGAGAAGGCCGAG AACGAAGACAAGGACGGCGAAGAAAAGGAGAAAACAGAAGGCGAGGATCAAGAGGGCAAGGAAAATACTGAAGAAAAG ACTGAGACTGCGGAGGTTGAAGAATCCGAGGATACCAAAAAGGAGGATACAACTACAGGTAAAG AAAAAACTGAAGAAACCGAGGGAGATGAAACCAAAGAAAAATCTGAGGAGGAAGGTACTACAGAAAAATCCGAGAAAGACAAGACCGAAGAAAAACCAGAGGGAGAAAGTACGAAAGACGGTAAGGATGAGAGCACCGCGGAAGGTGATGCAAAAGAAGCATCAGAATCTTCCTCTGAGGCCGAAGAAGAAGATGAAGAAAAATCAGAGAAAGATGATAATAAAGACGAAACTGAAGTAGAAACAACCAAAGAACCAATTGGTGAAGAATCAAAGGATGAAAAAGCCAAGGAAGAAAGCGAAGCAGAGAACACCAAGGAGGAAaccgaaaaagaaaataccgaagaagaaacagaaacagaaaatagCACCGATAAAACTGAAGAAGAAAACACCAAAGAGGAAAATGAAGTAGATATTACCAAAGAAGAAAAGGAAGTAGAAAATGTCCAAGAAGAAATGAAAGAAGAAAATGTCCAAGGAGAAACGGCAGTAGAAAATGTCAAAGAAAATGAAGCAGAAACTACTCCAGAAGAGGTGGAAAATATCAAAGAAGAAGAAACTGAGGAAGAAAATACCAAAGAAGAAACTGACGTAGAACCTGAATCCAAAGAAGAAACTGAACCCAAAGAGGATACTGCGCCAAATTCAGAAGAAACCAAAGAATCAGAGAGTTCAAAAAAAGAAGACGAAGATGTGGATAAAGAAACCACCGAGAATGAGAAACCTGAAGGAACGTCAGTAGAAGACACGCCCCAAAATGTAGAGAGTAGTAAATCTGCCGAGGAACAATCTTCCGAAGAAAGCGAGGAAGAGGAATAA
- the LOC128258070 gene encoding SH3 domain-binding glutamic acid-rich protein homolog isoform X5, translating to MVLKVYVSGMSGNKEVKKRQQRVLMILDSKNIKYDTVDITEPGKESEKELMQNKSTSSGGTVSDPEPRHPLPPQLFNDEEYCGDYDAFDMANEIDTLEVFLKLATADTTAVSTAQIELKQENGEAKKEEAEAEKPEAGDGDGDGDAEKAENEDKDGEEKEKTEGEDQEGKENTEEKKLTATTTSSAAVKTPTSSDSQSDLLLDSERAAAAQ from the exons ATGGTCTTGAAAGTCTACGTCAGCGGAATGTCCGGCAACAAGGAG gTAAAGAAGCGCCAGCAGCGCGTGCTGATGATCCTGGACAGCAAGAACATCAAGTACGACACGGTGGACATCACGGAGCCCGGCAAGGAGTCCGAGAAGGAGCTGATGCAGAACAAATCGACTAGCAGCGGCGGAACGGTCAGCGATCCGGAGCCCCGGCATCCGCTGCCTCCCCAGCTGTTCAACGACGAGGAGTACTGCGGTGACTACGACGCCTTCGACATGGCCAACGAGATCGACACCCTGGAGGTGTTCCTCAAACTGGCCACCGCCGACACCACGGCTGTGAGTACCGCCCAAATCGAACTGAAGCAGGAGAACGGCGAGGCCAAGAAGGAGGAGGCGGAAGCGGAGAAGCCGGAGGccggcgatggcgatggcgatggcgatgcgGAGAAGGCCGAG AACGAAGACAAGGACGGCGAAGAAAAGGAGAAAACAGAAGGCGAGGATCAAGAGGGCAAGGAAAATACTGAAGAAAAG AAGTTAACAGCGACTAcaacatcatcagcagcagtgAAGACGCCCACCTCCTCAGATTCCCAATCGGACCTCTTATTGGACAGCGAACGGGCAGCGGCTGCACAGTAG
- the LOC128258070 gene encoding uncharacterized protein LOC128258070 isoform X4 — protein MILDSKNIKYDTVDITEPGKESEKELMQNKSTSSGGTVSDPEPRHPLPPQLFNDEEYCGDYDAFDMANEIDTLEVFLKLATADTTAVSTAQIELKQENGEAKKEEAEAEKPEAGDGDGDGDAEKAENEDKDGEEKEKTEGEDQEGKENTEEKTETAEVEESEDTKKEDTTTELEKTEETEGDETKEKSEEEGTTEKSEKDKTEEKPEGESTKDGKDESTAEGDAKEASESSSEAEEEDEEKSEKDDNKDETEVETTKEPIGEESKDEKAKEESEAENTKEETEKENTEEETETENSTDKTEEENTKEENEVDITKEEKEVENVQEEMKEENVQGETAVENVKENEAETTPEEVENIKEEETEEENTKEETDVEPESKEETEPKEDTAPNSEETKESESSKKEDEDVDKETTENEKPEGTSVEDTPQNVESSKSAEEQSSEESEEEE, from the exons ATGATCCTGGACAGCAAGAACATCAAGTACGACACGGTGGACATCACGGAGCCCGGCAAGGAGTCCGAGAAGGAGCTGATGCAGAACAAATCGACTAGCAGCGGCGGAACGGTCAGCGATCCGGAGCCCCGGCATCCGCTGCCTCCCCAGCTGTTCAACGACGAGGAGTACTGCGGTGACTACGACGCCTTCGACATGGCCAACGAGATCGACACCCTGGAGGTGTTCCTCAAACTGGCCACCGCCGACACCACGGCTGTGAGTACCGCCCAAATCGAACTGAAGCAGGAGAACGGCGAGGCCAAGAAGGAGGAGGCGGAAGCGGAGAAGCCGGAGGccggcgatggcgatggcgatggcgatgcgGAGAAGGCCGAG AACGAAGACAAGGACGGCGAAGAAAAGGAGAAAACAGAAGGCGAGGATCAAGAGGGCAAGGAAAATACTGAAGAAAAG ACTGAGACTGCGGAGGTTGAAGAATCCGAGGATACCAAAAAGGAGGATACAACTACAG AATTAGAAAAAACTGAAGAAACCGAGGGAGATGAAACCAAAGAAAAATCTGAGGAGGAAGGTACTACAGAAAAATCCGAGAAAGACAAGACCGAAGAAAAACCAGAGGGAGAAAGTACGAAAGACGGTAAGGATGAGAGCACCGCGGAAGGTGATGCAAAAGAAGCATCAGAATCTTCCTCTGAGGCCGAAGAAGAAGATGAAGAAAAATCAGAGAAAGATGATAATAAAGACGAAACTGAAGTAGAAACAACCAAAGAACCAATTGGTGAAGAATCAAAGGATGAAAAAGCCAAGGAAGAAAGCGAAGCAGAGAACACCAAGGAGGAAaccgaaaaagaaaataccgaagaagaaacagaaacagaaaatagCACCGATAAAACTGAAGAAGAAAACACCAAAGAGGAAAATGAAGTAGATATTACCAAAGAAGAAAAGGAAGTAGAAAATGTCCAAGAAGAAATGAAAGAAGAAAATGTCCAAGGAGAAACGGCAGTAGAAAATGTCAAAGAAAATGAAGCAGAAACTACTCCAGAAGAGGTGGAAAATATCAAAGAAGAAGAAACTGAGGAAGAAAATACCAAAGAAGAAACTGACGTAGAACCTGAATCCAAAGAAGAAACTGAACCCAAAGAGGATACTGCGCCAAATTCAGAAGAAACCAAAGAATCAGAGAGTTCAAAAAAAGAAGACGAAGATGTGGATAAAGAAACCACCGAGAATGAGAAACCTGAAGGAACGTCAGTAGAAGACACGCCCCAAAATGTAGAGAGTAGTAAATCTGCCGAGGAACAATCTTCCGAAGAAAGCGAGGAAGAGGAATAA
- the LOC128258070 gene encoding uncharacterized protein LOC128258070 isoform X2: MVLKVYVSGMSGNKEVKKRQQRVLMILDSKNIKYDTVDITEPGKESEKELMQNKSTSSGGTVSDPEPRHPLPPQLFNDEEYCGDYDAFDMANEIDTLEVFLKLATADTTAVSTAQIELKQENGEAKKEEAEAEKPEAGDGDGDGDAEKAENEDKDGEEKEKTEGEDQEGKENTEEKTETAEVEESEDTKKEDTTTELEKTEETEGDETKEKSEEEGTTEKSEKDKTEEKPEGESTKDGKDESTAEGDAKEASESSSEAEEEDEEKSEKDDNKDETEVETTKEPIGEESKDEKAKEESEAENTKEETEKENTEEETETENSTDKTEEENTKEENEVDITKEEKEVENVQEEMKEENVQGETAVENVKENEAETTPEEVENIKEEETEEENTKEETDVEPESKEETEPKEDTAPNSEETKESESSKKEDEDVDKETTENEKPEGTSVEDTPQNVESSKSAEEQSSEESEEEE, encoded by the exons ATGGTCTTGAAAGTCTACGTCAGCGGAATGTCCGGCAACAAGGAG gTAAAGAAGCGCCAGCAGCGCGTGCTGATGATCCTGGACAGCAAGAACATCAAGTACGACACGGTGGACATCACGGAGCCCGGCAAGGAGTCCGAGAAGGAGCTGATGCAGAACAAATCGACTAGCAGCGGCGGAACGGTCAGCGATCCGGAGCCCCGGCATCCGCTGCCTCCCCAGCTGTTCAACGACGAGGAGTACTGCGGTGACTACGACGCCTTCGACATGGCCAACGAGATCGACACCCTGGAGGTGTTCCTCAAACTGGCCACCGCCGACACCACGGCTGTGAGTACCGCCCAAATCGAACTGAAGCAGGAGAACGGCGAGGCCAAGAAGGAGGAGGCGGAAGCGGAGAAGCCGGAGGccggcgatggcgatggcgatggcgatgcgGAGAAGGCCGAG AACGAAGACAAGGACGGCGAAGAAAAGGAGAAAACAGAAGGCGAGGATCAAGAGGGCAAGGAAAATACTGAAGAAAAG ACTGAGACTGCGGAGGTTGAAGAATCCGAGGATACCAAAAAGGAGGATACAACTACAG AATTAGAAAAAACTGAAGAAACCGAGGGAGATGAAACCAAAGAAAAATCTGAGGAGGAAGGTACTACAGAAAAATCCGAGAAAGACAAGACCGAAGAAAAACCAGAGGGAGAAAGTACGAAAGACGGTAAGGATGAGAGCACCGCGGAAGGTGATGCAAAAGAAGCATCAGAATCTTCCTCTGAGGCCGAAGAAGAAGATGAAGAAAAATCAGAGAAAGATGATAATAAAGACGAAACTGAAGTAGAAACAACCAAAGAACCAATTGGTGAAGAATCAAAGGATGAAAAAGCCAAGGAAGAAAGCGAAGCAGAGAACACCAAGGAGGAAaccgaaaaagaaaataccgaagaagaaacagaaacagaaaatagCACCGATAAAACTGAAGAAGAAAACACCAAAGAGGAAAATGAAGTAGATATTACCAAAGAAGAAAAGGAAGTAGAAAATGTCCAAGAAGAAATGAAAGAAGAAAATGTCCAAGGAGAAACGGCAGTAGAAAATGTCAAAGAAAATGAAGCAGAAACTACTCCAGAAGAGGTGGAAAATATCAAAGAAGAAGAAACTGAGGAAGAAAATACCAAAGAAGAAACTGACGTAGAACCTGAATCCAAAGAAGAAACTGAACCCAAAGAGGATACTGCGCCAAATTCAGAAGAAACCAAAGAATCAGAGAGTTCAAAAAAAGAAGACGAAGATGTGGATAAAGAAACCACCGAGAATGAGAAACCTGAAGGAACGTCAGTAGAAGACACGCCCCAAAATGTAGAGAGTAGTAAATCTGCCGAGGAACAATCTTCCGAAGAAAGCGAGGAAGAGGAATAA